One window from the genome of Cumulibacter soli encodes:
- a CDS encoding lysoplasmalogenase: MDRFRVWAAALYGALVVTHLIAQLADAADLAQVTQWVAMPLLVVAFLAQRPPSGRRTRFVLVALFFSWLGDALPDFFTGDPAFLVMVAAFLFAQIAYIASFLPHWRDSYLRSPWLLAYAAAIGVLVYFCAPHAGNLLVPVLIYGAALGTMAVLASGFNGMTTAGGALFLLSDGLIAVGAFATDISLPMADFWIMLTYLVGQGLLAYGVAHRRARLKGVDHPRHSVG, from the coding sequence ATGGACAGGTTTCGGGTGTGGGCGGCCGCGTTGTACGGCGCGCTCGTCGTCACCCACCTCATCGCCCAACTCGCCGACGCCGCCGACCTGGCTCAGGTCACCCAGTGGGTAGCGATGCCGCTGCTCGTCGTCGCTTTCCTAGCGCAGCGGCCGCCGAGTGGGCGCCGCACCCGGTTCGTGCTGGTCGCGTTGTTCTTCTCCTGGCTCGGTGACGCCCTTCCTGACTTCTTCACCGGCGACCCTGCCTTCCTCGTCATGGTGGCTGCGTTCCTTTTCGCGCAGATCGCCTATATCGCGTCGTTCCTTCCACACTGGCGGGACTCCTACCTCCGCTCTCCGTGGCTGCTGGCCTACGCGGCAGCGATCGGCGTACTCGTCTATTTCTGCGCCCCGCACGCCGGGAACCTTCTTGTGCCGGTGTTGATCTACGGCGCCGCGCTCGGGACCATGGCAGTGCTGGCCAGTGGGTTCAACGGCATGACGACCGCAGGCGGCGCGCTGTTTCTCCTCTCCGACGGACTCATCGCCGTTGGCGCGTTCGCGACGGATATCTCACTGCCGATGGCCGACTTCTGGATCATGCTCACCTATCTGGTCGGTCAAGGCTTGCTCGCGTACGGCGTCGCGCACCGGCGCGCCCGGCTCAAAGGAGTCGACCACCCCCGCCACTCGGTCGGGTGA
- a CDS encoding flavin-containing monooxygenase → MATTQPELLDASDELIDDAVQYADPLVLRGLVYQLTGDESLASGVTVDTVVSGFRSKQVIGSADDVALIRQKAGEFLKACRDTGMHDVPLGPRERLQRSLSLTAGTSVPAAELDMWVEQLGLDPHVRGLSWSSQPTPDQLAGFSVLVIGAGMGGLNAAVQLKQAGVEFRVIEKNSQVGGTWYENRYPGARVDTPSRIYTHVFGANFSYPSPYCEQAENEKYVNWIADHFALREHITFDTEVSAATWDDQAGIWNVSVDGPGGATTLRANVVITAVGFLSRPNIPHITGIENFSGDYFHTARWPSSLDVAGKRVAIVGSGCTGYQLVPKLAADAEVEHVYLFQRTPNWVYDTPGYLSPYPDQVSWLDRNFPYFPNFVRFSYSWALRPSETAPANEVDPNFDDPHAVSAANKELREQRLAFMRKKLGSHPDLMAAMLPDAPPMSARPVLVDADYSIYDAILRDNVTLVPEGISHVTETGIVKADGTECPVDVIVLATGFRANDFLWPMEIRGRDGRTIEQLWEKDGARAYLGNSMPGFPNFFMLYGPNTNANVGFAAIHLEELVTRFALACIERLILDDKKSVEVTETAYWNYNNALDEAAATKVYLDPRAHNYYTNEHGRSATNGAFDARLLWEWLRDPSGDQPTTPKTDDEDDIMRLRDVIAPYFGKDLKVT, encoded by the coding sequence ATGGCCACGACACAGCCAGAACTGCTTGACGCGAGCGACGAGCTAATTGACGACGCGGTGCAGTACGCCGATCCGCTTGTCTTGCGCGGGCTCGTCTACCAGTTGACCGGCGACGAGAGTTTGGCAAGCGGTGTCACGGTCGACACCGTGGTCTCTGGATTTCGCTCCAAGCAGGTAATCGGTTCCGCCGACGACGTCGCGCTGATACGGCAGAAGGCCGGGGAATTCTTGAAGGCGTGCCGCGACACGGGGATGCACGACGTCCCGCTCGGCCCACGCGAGCGCCTGCAGCGCAGTCTCAGTCTGACCGCTGGCACATCGGTGCCGGCCGCCGAACTGGACATGTGGGTCGAACAGTTAGGACTCGACCCACATGTGCGCGGCCTGTCCTGGTCCTCACAACCCACTCCGGACCAACTCGCTGGGTTCTCGGTGTTGGTGATTGGCGCGGGCATGGGCGGGTTGAATGCGGCGGTACAACTCAAACAGGCCGGCGTCGAGTTCCGCGTCATAGAAAAGAACTCGCAGGTGGGCGGAACCTGGTACGAGAACCGCTACCCGGGCGCCCGAGTCGACACTCCGAGCCGTATCTACACGCACGTATTCGGTGCAAACTTCTCCTACCCGTCGCCGTACTGCGAGCAAGCCGAGAACGAAAAATACGTCAACTGGATCGCCGATCACTTCGCGCTCCGCGAGCACATCACCTTTGACACGGAGGTTTCCGCGGCGACGTGGGACGACCAGGCAGGCATATGGAACGTCAGCGTCGACGGCCCGGGCGGTGCGACAACGCTGCGGGCGAATGTCGTGATTACTGCGGTCGGATTCCTCTCTCGCCCGAACATTCCACACATCACTGGCATCGAAAACTTCAGCGGCGACTACTTCCACACCGCTCGCTGGCCGTCGTCACTGGATGTGGCTGGCAAACGGGTTGCTATCGTCGGCAGTGGCTGCACTGGCTACCAGCTAGTGCCCAAACTCGCTGCCGATGCCGAGGTGGAGCACGTCTATCTCTTCCAGCGCACTCCGAACTGGGTGTATGACACGCCCGGCTACCTCAGCCCGTACCCAGATCAGGTGAGTTGGCTGGACCGGAATTTCCCGTACTTTCCTAACTTCGTGCGGTTTTCCTACTCGTGGGCACTACGACCAAGTGAAACTGCGCCAGCCAACGAGGTCGATCCGAACTTCGACGACCCGCATGCCGTCAGCGCAGCAAACAAAGAACTGCGTGAACAGCGGCTTGCGTTCATGCGCAAGAAGCTCGGCTCTCATCCCGACCTGATGGCCGCGATGCTGCCGGATGCACCACCGATGTCGGCGAGGCCGGTGTTGGTCGACGCAGACTACAGCATCTACGACGCGATCCTGCGCGATAACGTCACACTCGTCCCCGAGGGCATCAGTCACGTCACTGAGACCGGGATCGTGAAAGCCGACGGCACCGAGTGCCCGGTCGACGTGATCGTGCTGGCCACCGGGTTCCGCGCCAACGACTTCCTCTGGCCGATGGAGATCCGAGGTCGCGACGGCCGCACCATCGAGCAGTTGTGGGAAAAGGACGGCGCACGCGCTTATCTCGGCAACAGCATGCCGGGCTTCCCGAACTTCTTCATGTTGTACGGACCGAACACCAACGCGAATGTCGGATTCGCCGCGATTCACCTCGAGGAACTCGTTACCCGATTCGCACTCGCCTGCATCGAACGGTTGATCCTGGATGACAAGAAATCAGTCGAAGTCACCGAAACGGCGTACTGGAACTACAACAACGCATTGGATGAGGCCGCCGCGACCAAGGTCTATCTCGACCCTCGCGCGCACAACTACTACACCAATGAACACGGCCGCTCGGCGACGAATGGCGCGTTCGATGCCCGACTGCTGTGGGAATGGCTGCGCGATCCGAGCGGCGACCAGCCCACCACGCCGAAGACGGACGACGAAGACGACATCATGCGCCTGCGAGATGTCATCGCACCATATTTCGGTAAGGACCTAAAGGTCACCTGA
- a CDS encoding penicillin acylase family protein, which produces MELSIDVLDGQVEIYFDEWGIAHARTATVHDAFVAQGYLHARDRLWQMDAVRRQMSGRWSEWVGPQGIEADKLARRLDAAGASRRDFDALTDEARDMLTAYADGVNEWIEYAASNDLLPYEYTLVGGAPERWQPWHGVAAMRQRGYLMGSIWHKLWRAAALSHLPPSDVAKLRFDDGGNEALVFPQGERAARWTADLAELGPGIEALMTLQDPTHTGGGSNNWCVSGSRTATGRPIVAGDPHRAFEMPGMYAQQHIACDEFDLIGFTIPGSPGFPHFAHNENVAWGVTIAFMDLHDLFIEKTDIEKADGGRYLFKDEWLPMEHRIETIDVRGSKPVEFDVYATHHGPLVIGDPAKGTAISLRSIQFEPTDHSLDCMLPMMRATTSAELLDAVRGWGLVDHNLVTADTSGNIAHRIRAIVPKRGPINGWLPVPGWTGDYDWDGVIPFEDMPHFANPERGFLVTANNRVLDSDPATGRYLATDCHPPQRFERIQSRLADLPQATIADMADIHADVVSLNAPLFIALAERAEPATAAGRDLAATLADWDTQMLPNHVAPTVYTDLRWEMARLVAERTGLVQSASSAYAVPPPGFAPVTQLWWTIATLVRQDDRSLLGGSTWEVIAAEALDNVAAKGNPLSWGERHRVALQHPLATAFPDARATLNPVGAALGGDNETVLAMGAGAAGDSRTISGSVARYAFDVGDWDSSRWVVFGGTSGDPASPHYNDQHEMWSRTEMFPMVYSWSAIEKYADRLTLKRA; this is translated from the coding sequence ATGGAGCTCAGCATCGATGTCTTGGACGGCCAGGTCGAGATCTACTTCGATGAGTGGGGGATAGCGCACGCCCGCACAGCGACCGTGCATGACGCTTTCGTTGCCCAGGGGTACTTGCACGCGCGTGACCGGCTATGGCAGATGGACGCCGTACGCCGCCAGATGTCTGGGCGCTGGTCGGAATGGGTTGGCCCGCAGGGCATCGAAGCCGACAAACTTGCCCGCCGACTGGATGCGGCCGGCGCTTCGCGGCGTGACTTCGACGCGCTCACCGACGAAGCCCGCGACATGCTCACGGCGTACGCCGACGGCGTGAACGAGTGGATCGAGTACGCCGCCAGCAACGACCTGCTGCCGTACGAGTACACGCTCGTCGGTGGCGCTCCGGAACGCTGGCAACCCTGGCATGGCGTCGCCGCGATGCGGCAGCGTGGATATCTGATGGGCTCGATCTGGCATAAGCTGTGGCGCGCTGCGGCGCTGTCACACCTTCCGCCATCGGACGTCGCCAAACTCCGCTTTGATGACGGCGGCAATGAGGCGCTGGTCTTCCCACAGGGCGAGCGGGCAGCGCGGTGGACGGCCGACCTCGCTGAACTGGGCCCCGGTATCGAGGCGCTGATGACGCTCCAGGACCCGACACACACCGGTGGTGGCAGCAACAACTGGTGCGTCAGCGGTTCGCGGACGGCGACCGGGCGGCCGATCGTCGCCGGCGATCCGCATCGCGCCTTCGAAATGCCGGGAATGTATGCGCAGCAGCACATCGCGTGCGACGAGTTCGACCTGATCGGTTTCACCATCCCGGGTTCGCCCGGCTTCCCGCATTTCGCGCACAACGAAAACGTCGCATGGGGCGTCACGATCGCCTTCATGGATCTGCACGACCTCTTCATCGAGAAAACCGACATTGAGAAAGCCGATGGCGGAAGGTACCTGTTCAAGGATGAGTGGCTGCCGATGGAGCACCGCATCGAGACCATCGACGTCCGCGGCAGCAAACCTGTCGAGTTCGACGTGTACGCCACCCATCACGGGCCGCTCGTTATTGGCGACCCAGCCAAGGGAACGGCTATATCACTGCGATCCATCCAGTTCGAACCCACGGACCACTCGCTGGACTGCATGCTGCCGATGATGCGCGCAACGACGAGCGCCGAATTGCTGGACGCCGTCCGTGGGTGGGGCCTGGTCGACCACAACCTCGTCACGGCCGACACCAGTGGAAATATCGCGCACCGGATCCGCGCCATCGTGCCGAAGCGTGGGCCGATTAATGGCTGGCTGCCGGTTCCCGGGTGGACTGGCGATTACGACTGGGACGGCGTCATTCCGTTCGAAGACATGCCGCACTTCGCGAACCCGGAGCGCGGGTTCCTGGTCACAGCGAACAACCGAGTCCTCGACAGCGATCCGGCCACAGGCCGATACCTGGCCACCGACTGTCATCCGCCGCAGCGGTTCGAACGAATCCAGTCGAGGCTGGCGGACCTGCCGCAGGCCACGATCGCTGACATGGCCGACATACACGCCGACGTCGTCTCGTTGAACGCCCCGTTGTTCATAGCGCTCGCCGAACGCGCCGAGCCGGCCACCGCCGCTGGCCGCGACCTCGCCGCCACACTCGCCGACTGGGACACGCAGATGCTCCCTAATCACGTTGCCCCAACCGTCTATACGGACCTGCGTTGGGAGATGGCGCGGCTCGTGGCAGAACGCACCGGACTCGTGCAGAGCGCCTCTTCGGCGTACGCTGTACCGCCGCCGGGATTTGCGCCGGTGACCCAGTTGTGGTGGACCATCGCAACCCTCGTGCGGCAGGATGACCGATCGCTACTTGGCGGATCTACCTGGGAAGTGATCGCTGCCGAGGCGCTCGATAACGTCGCGGCCAAGGGAAACCCGCTGTCGTGGGGTGAGCGGCATCGAGTCGCGCTGCAGCACCCGCTCGCGACCGCGTTTCCGGACGCGCGCGCCACGCTTAATCCGGTCGGGGCAGCGCTCGGCGGCGATAACGAGACCGTGCTCGCGATGGGCGCCGGAGCGGCTGGTGATAGCCGGACGATCTCCGGATCAGTAGCGCGCTATGCCTTCGATGTAGGCGATTGGGACTCCTCTCGATGGGTTGTGTTTGGCGGCACGTCGGGGGATCCGGCCTCGCCGCACTACAATGACCAGCACGAGATGTGGTCCAGAACAGAGATGTTCCCGATGGTCTATTCGTGGAGCGCCATTGAGAAGTACGCAGATCGACTCACTCTCAAGCGCGCCTAA
- a CDS encoding lipase maturation factor family protein, which translates to MMPTGRGEAPLAELMAGSPRGVLASTWADVSDAWLGRAVLEHGVAALLLIALASTLAQFPGLLGARGLMPVEPFLRRTRFRDRPSLFDLHYSDRFFKVLCWVGLALSAVTVIGLTARLPAWGHLSVWLVMWAIYLSIVNVGQRWYGFLWEMLLCEAVFICAFLGPAAQEPSVFVVAALIWLLIRVELGAGLIKIRGGAEWRNVTALDYHHETQPMPGPLSWYFHHLPKVLHRVETGANHVVQLVVPFLLFAPQPLRSYAALAMAATQCWLLLSGNFAWVNLLTVFLCLSLVADSAIGLEGFRPEFAAQPGWWLVTVIVFAAVSLALVWQPLRNLVSRDQKMNARYNPLLLGSSYGAFGTVGKQRREIIIEGCADRGEPWLEYEFYGKPGDVRRRPPQVAPYHLRLGWQLWFAALSPHFRGAWLDRLVVGLLRGEPALRKMCRVDPFGDTPPRWIRVVLYDYRFSTRAERREDGAWWVRSNRRELSAPRRLAR; encoded by the coding sequence ATGATGCCGACCGGCCGCGGCGAGGCGCCGCTCGCTGAGTTGATGGCTGGCTCGCCACGGGGTGTGCTCGCGTCGACGTGGGCCGACGTGTCGGACGCCTGGTTGGGGCGCGCTGTACTCGAGCATGGCGTGGCGGCGCTATTACTGATAGCGCTGGCGAGCACTCTCGCCCAGTTCCCCGGGTTGCTGGGGGCACGCGGGTTGATGCCGGTCGAGCCGTTCCTGCGGCGTACTCGGTTTCGGGATCGCCCGAGCCTGTTCGATCTGCACTACAGCGACCGGTTCTTTAAAGTACTGTGCTGGGTCGGTCTGGCCCTATCCGCGGTGACGGTGATTGGACTGACGGCGCGCCTGCCCGCGTGGGGTCACTTGTCCGTGTGGTTGGTGATGTGGGCGATCTACTTATCGATCGTCAACGTCGGGCAGCGTTGGTACGGCTTCCTGTGGGAGATGTTGTTATGTGAGGCCGTATTTATCTGCGCGTTTCTCGGACCCGCTGCGCAGGAGCCATCGGTGTTCGTGGTCGCAGCATTGATCTGGCTGCTTATCCGGGTGGAGTTGGGCGCCGGGCTGATCAAGATCCGCGGCGGAGCCGAGTGGCGCAACGTGACTGCGTTGGACTATCACCACGAAACACAGCCGATGCCCGGGCCGCTGTCCTGGTACTTCCATCATCTGCCGAAGGTGCTGCATCGGGTCGAGACCGGCGCTAATCACGTCGTCCAACTCGTGGTGCCGTTCCTGCTGTTCGCGCCGCAGCCGCTCCGCTCGTACGCCGCGCTCGCGATGGCCGCGACGCAGTGTTGGCTGCTGCTGTCGGGAAACTTCGCGTGGGTAAACCTGCTCACGGTCTTCCTGTGCCTGAGTCTCGTCGCTGATTCCGCGATTGGATTAGAGGGCTTTCGCCCGGAGTTTGCGGCGCAACCTGGGTGGTGGCTCGTCACCGTGATCGTGTTCGCCGCCGTGTCGCTCGCGCTGGTGTGGCAACCGCTGCGCAATCTCGTTTCGCGGGATCAGAAGATGAATGCGCGCTACAACCCCCTGCTGTTGGGGTCGTCATACGGCGCGTTCGGGACGGTCGGCAAGCAGCGTCGAGAGATCATCATCGAGGGCTGCGCGGATCGAGGTGAGCCTTGGCTGGAGTACGAGTTCTACGGGAAACCCGGCGATGTGCGACGTCGCCCGCCGCAAGTCGCGCCGTACCACCTACGGCTCGGATGGCAGCTCTGGTTCGCCGCATTGTCGCCCCATTTTCGGGGCGCTTGGCTGGATCGGCTGGTGGTGGGGTTGCTGCGCGGTGAGCCCGCATTGCGGAAAATGTGCCGCGTTGATCCGTTCGGCGACACCCCACCGCGCTGGATCCGCGTGGTGCTGTACGACTATCGATTCTCCACGCGGGCGGAACGCCGCGAGGACGGCGCCTGGTGGGTTCGATCGAACCGCCGCGAGCTCTCCGCTCCGCGTCGCCTGGCCCGCTGA
- a CDS encoding DUF5709 domain-containing protein yields MGTEDYGDYSVDDEDQLQREDTLDDRGVDDALDEGFATRDGWSVGQGYGNTANEESRGESLEQRLAQEEPEPDGSDWQDDDLDDGEVGGPRSGRLVAPDQGTGEDEESSSIADDVGIDGAAASAEEAAVHIVPDDE; encoded by the coding sequence ATGGGCACCGAAGATTACGGCGACTACAGCGTCGATGATGAGGACCAGCTGCAACGCGAGGACACCCTCGATGATCGCGGCGTGGACGACGCCCTCGACGAGGGGTTTGCCACCCGCGACGGCTGGTCGGTCGGGCAGGGCTACGGCAACACCGCGAATGAAGAATCGCGCGGCGAGTCACTCGAGCAGCGTCTCGCGCAAGAAGAGCCTGAGCCTGACGGCAGCGACTGGCAGGACGACGACCTGGACGATGGCGAGGTCGGCGGTCCACGATCCGGTCGCCTCGTCGCGCCGGACCAGGGGACCGGAGAAGACGAGGAGTCGTCGTCGATTGCCGATGATGTCGGGATCGACGGCGCGGCGGCCAGCGCTGAAGAAGCCGCCGTACACATCGTGCCGGATGACGAGTAA
- a CDS encoding SDR family NAD(P)-dependent oxidoreductase: protein MSNYFDLSSKRAVVTGGGTGIGLAMATSLAEAGAKVIIWGRRQEKLDEAAAARPELGLRTRVVDVADRDAVVAGVAAAAEELGGLDTVVANAGVGAGGTKLEDVDQAHFDKVLSVNLEGAFWTIQAASDKMRELGNGGSIITIASLAALDATPRNYAYGASKAAVVSMTKASAVELARYQIRVNAVLPGWIRTDMTEGSQGNEKFNNAIMPRTPARRWGNPEDFGGIAVYLASDAAAYQTGTQTVIDGGYSIF, encoded by the coding sequence ATGAGCAACTATTTTGACCTGTCCAGCAAGCGGGCCGTGGTGACCGGTGGTGGCACCGGAATCGGCCTCGCGATGGCCACCTCGCTCGCCGAAGCCGGCGCAAAGGTCATCATCTGGGGTCGCCGCCAGGAGAAGTTGGACGAGGCCGCCGCTGCCCGCCCGGAGCTCGGGCTGCGCACCCGCGTGGTCGACGTTGCCGACCGTGATGCCGTCGTCGCCGGCGTCGCCGCCGCGGCCGAAGAGCTTGGTGGACTCGATACCGTTGTCGCGAACGCGGGTGTCGGCGCCGGGGGCACGAAGCTTGAGGACGTCGATCAGGCGCACTTCGACAAGGTGCTGTCGGTCAACCTCGAAGGTGCGTTTTGGACGATCCAGGCCGCCAGCGACAAGATGCGCGAACTGGGCAACGGCGGCTCGATCATCACGATCGCCAGTCTCGCCGCGCTCGACGCGACCCCGCGCAACTACGCGTACGGCGCATCGAAGGCTGCCGTGGTGTCGATGACGAAGGCTTCCGCGGTCGAACTCGCGCGCTACCAGATCCGCGTGAACGCCGTCCTGCCCGGATGGATCCGCACCGACATGACCGAGGGCTCGCAGGGCAACGAAAAGTTCAACAACGCCATCATGCCGCGCACGCCCGCCCGCCGCTGGGGCAACCCGGAGGACTTCGGCGGAATCGCCGTCTACCTCGCCAGCGACGCAGCGGCCTATCAGACCGGCACGCAGACCGTGATCGACGGCGGTTACTCGATCTTCTAA
- the deoC gene encoding deoxyribose-phosphate aldolase — protein sequence MNDLSRVQLASYVDHTLLKTDSTEGDIVALAAEAVDLGTFAICVSPSMLPVDAPLGEVLVATVCGFPSGKHLSSIKAAEAAEAVRGGADEIDMVIDIGMLRAGDPQAVETDIRTVREAVPDSTLKVIIESAALSDAEIVDACRAAESAGADFVKTSTGFHPSGGASVDAVRLMRETVGDRLGVKASGGIRAYDDALAMIDAGATRLGLSGTAAVLAGCRC from the coding sequence ATGAACGACCTCAGCCGTGTTCAACTCGCGAGCTATGTCGACCACACCCTGCTAAAGACCGATTCCACCGAAGGCGACATTGTCGCGCTCGCCGCGGAGGCGGTTGATCTGGGGACATTCGCGATCTGCGTGTCCCCATCGATGCTGCCGGTGGACGCGCCGTTGGGGGAGGTGCTGGTCGCCACCGTGTGCGGATTTCCGTCGGGCAAACACCTCAGCTCGATCAAGGCCGCCGAAGCCGCCGAGGCCGTCCGCGGCGGGGCCGACGAAATCGACATGGTGATTGATATCGGTATGTTGCGCGCCGGTGACCCACAGGCCGTGGAAACCGACATTCGTACGGTCCGCGAGGCGGTTCCGGACTCCACATTGAAAGTCATCATCGAATCCGCCGCGCTCAGCGATGCCGAGATCGTTGATGCCTGCCGCGCTGCCGAATCCGCCGGCGCAGACTTCGTGAAGACCTCGACGGGGTTTCACCCGAGCGGTGGCGCCAGCGTCGACGCCGTACGCCTCATGCGTGAGACCGTGGGCGATCGCCTTGGGGTGAAGGCCTCTGGTGGCATCCGCGCGTACGACGATGCGCTCGCGATGATTGACGCGGGCGCTACCAGGCTCGGGCTCTCCGGCACCGCGGCCGTGCTCGCCGGTTGTCGCTGCTGA
- a CDS encoding crotonase/enoyl-CoA hydratase family protein encodes MTDEQIRTEDRVRYTITEDGIADVRMVREDKMNALDDAMFEALITVGQEIAANNKVRAVVISGDGRAFCAGLDFGRFEAMKGGAIRAVSQRDPIGPAKATGQQAPHVWTAMPVPVIAAVHGFAFGGGCQIALAADIRIVHPDTKMSLLETKWGLIPDMTGTQLLAGLVRRDVAKELIYTHKIVDGVEAERIGLATHTSQTPYDDAMALAKEIASKSPHAIRHAKVLTEMAGRASLEEGFDQEQVAIKDLIGTPNQVEAVTAGMSKREAKYADYDG; translated from the coding sequence ATGACAGACGAGCAGATCCGCACCGAAGACCGCGTCCGCTACACCATCACCGAGGACGGCATCGCCGACGTCCGGATGGTGCGCGAAGACAAAATGAATGCCCTCGACGACGCGATGTTCGAAGCGTTGATCACCGTTGGCCAGGAAATCGCCGCCAACAACAAGGTCCGCGCCGTCGTGATCTCCGGTGACGGCCGCGCGTTCTGCGCAGGTCTGGACTTCGGTCGCTTCGAGGCGATGAAGGGCGGCGCCATCCGCGCCGTCAGCCAGCGCGATCCGATCGGCCCGGCGAAGGCGACCGGTCAGCAGGCACCGCACGTGTGGACCGCCATGCCTGTCCCGGTCATCGCGGCCGTGCACGGATTTGCGTTCGGCGGCGGCTGCCAGATCGCCCTCGCCGCTGACATTCGCATCGTGCACCCCGATACCAAGATGTCGCTCCTGGAGACGAAGTGGGGCCTCATCCCCGATATGACCGGCACCCAGTTGCTCGCCGGTCTGGTACGCCGCGATGTCGCCAAGGAACTGATTTACACGCACAAGATCGTCGACGGTGTTGAGGCCGAGCGCATCGGGCTTGCGACGCACACCTCGCAGACGCCGTACGACGACGCGATGGCGCTCGCGAAGGAAATCGCCTCGAAGTCCCCGCACGCGATCCGGCACGCGAAGGTCCTGACCGAGATGGCCGGGCGCGCGAGCCTCGAAGAGGGATTCGATCAGGAGCAGGTTGCGATCAAGGACCTCATCGGTACGCCGAACCAGGTCGAGGCCGTTACTGCGGGAATGAGCAAGCGCGAGGCCAAGTACGCCGACTACGACGGCTAA
- a CDS encoding AMP-binding protein, which translates to MTVLSHLSNLAEHDPSATAVLEPVGDDLVAIDRAALMSLALRLRRDLHDQGFGEGDCAAIWLPNWSSALAWQLAVGSLGGHVIGVNTRYNVHEVTHVLTLARPKVVAIADGFVGLDLINRLREAAAAAASTDGWRAPAVVPLTSPGDADVADSASYDVGGGVWLPSADTQPLGPDELSEPTTDQLYLAVTTSGSTGLPKLAAHKQAATLEMIQAAGRAMMAGPGDRLLAALPFSGTFGFVGAFGMLAAGGTIVLHPSFDPAEVVRRVGADGITHLAFGDDMMTRVVEVGRGQDLSNLKWVGMADFQGSSRSLAQMLEEQAGAHVTGLYGSSETFALLTVSGPEIAAPERWEPGGRLTVDSLNYRIADGERVITDGSEGEVQFKGPQAVDAYLGQPHQMEQNYTADGWLRSGDLGRAIDDRAFRYVCRAAEALRLKGFLVEPDEIANHLASHEAVEIAKVVGVRRDAGDEAVGFVTLKPGAAVNGEELVEYCRASLARYKVPVAVYVIDEMPVTTGTNGTKIRAAVLKEWAAERLG; encoded by the coding sequence ATGACCGTTTTGTCTCACCTCAGCAACCTGGCCGAACACGATCCGTCCGCGACCGCCGTTCTGGAACCCGTCGGTGACGATCTCGTCGCGATCGACCGCGCCGCGCTGATGTCTCTGGCGCTGCGCCTACGCCGCGATCTGCACGACCAGGGTTTCGGTGAAGGCGACTGCGCCGCCATCTGGCTACCGAACTGGTCGTCGGCACTGGCGTGGCAGCTGGCTGTCGGGTCGCTCGGCGGCCATGTCATCGGCGTGAACACCCGCTATAACGTGCACGAGGTGACGCACGTACTGACGCTCGCGCGGCCGAAGGTGGTCGCGATCGCGGACGGATTCGTCGGGCTCGATCTCATCAATCGGCTTCGTGAAGCGGCGGCCGCAGCGGCGAGCACGGATGGCTGGCGCGCGCCGGCGGTGGTACCGCTGACCTCCCCTGGCGACGCCGACGTCGCCGATTCCGCGTCGTACGACGTGGGCGGCGGAGTGTGGCTCCCTTCGGCCGACACCCAGCCGCTCGGGCCTGACGAGTTATCTGAGCCGACAACAGACCAGTTGTATCTGGCCGTCACAACGTCCGGGTCGACCGGTTTGCCGAAGCTGGCGGCGCATAAGCAGGCGGCGACGTTGGAGATGATCCAGGCTGCTGGCCGCGCGATGATGGCCGGTCCGGGCGATCGCCTGTTGGCGGCGTTGCCCTTCTCCGGGACGTTCGGTTTTGTCGGCGCGTTCGGGATGTTGGCCGCCGGCGGCACGATCGTGCTGCATCCGTCCTTCGATCCCGCCGAAGTGGTCCGCCGCGTCGGCGCCGATGGCATCACTCATCTCGCGTTCGGCGACGACATGATGACGCGGGTGGTCGAGGTGGGTCGGGGGCAGGACCTGTCCAACCTGAAATGGGTCGGCATGGCTGACTTCCAAGGCTCGTCTCGCTCGTTGGCCCAGATGCTGGAGGAGCAGGCCGGGGCGCATGTGACTGGTCTGTACGGTTCGTCGGAAACCTTCGCGCTGTTGACCGTGTCCGGCCCAGAGATCGCTGCGCCCGAGCGGTGGGAACCAGGCGGCCGGTTGACGGTCGACTCACTGAACTACCGGATCGCCGACGGCGAGCGGGTAATCACCGACGGTTCGGAGGGCGAGGTCCAGTTCAAAGGTCCGCAGGCCGTCGACGCCTACCTCGGACAGCCGCATCAGATGGAGCAGAACTACACCGCCGATGGGTGGTTACGCAGCGGCGACCTCGGCCGCGCGATCGACGACCGCGCGTTCCGGTACGTGTGCCGGGCCGCGGAGGCGCTGCGGCTGAAGGGATTCCTGGTCGAGCCGGACGAGATCGCCAATCATCTCGCCTCTCACGAGGCCGTGGAAATCGCGAAGGTAGTCGGCGTACGCCGAGACGCCGGTGATGAAGCCGTCGGGTTCGTGACGCTCAAGCCGGGCGCCGCGGTGAACGGCGAGGAGTTGGTAGAGTACTGCCGCGCGTCGCTGGCGCGCTACAAGGTTCCGGTCGCGGTGTACGTCATCGACGAGATGCCGGTGACGACAGGGACGAACGGTACGAAGATTCGTGCGGCTGTGTTGAAGGAATGGGCCGCCGAACGGCTCGGGTAG